One Nitrospirota bacterium DNA segment encodes these proteins:
- a CDS encoding prohibitin family protein codes for MDERDIYMAKEKITSAMKKGPMGLILIIVAILVFLLFLHPWVQIGAGERGVVLNFGAVQENVLGEGLHFRVPIMQRVVPMDVKVQKVVTGAAAASSDLQEVSSEVALNYHIIPDKANIVYQTIGIHFKERIIDPAIQEVMKAVTAKYTAEQLITERPAVSEAMRATLAERLMAHNIGVDAFSIVSFSFSKAFTEAIEAKQTAEQLALKAKRDLERIRIEAEQKITAAKAEAEALRLQRANISPELIELRRVEANLKAIEKWNGILLQVTGGGAVPFIGVGEVQKSQ; via the coding sequence ATGGATGAAAGAGATATTTACATGGCTAAGGAGAAAATAACCTCTGCAATGAAGAAAGGACCTATGGGGTTAATACTGATTATTGTAGCAATTCTGGTGTTTCTCCTGTTTTTACATCCATGGGTTCAGATTGGAGCAGGTGAAAGAGGGGTTGTCCTTAATTTTGGTGCTGTTCAGGAGAATGTGCTTGGAGAAGGGCTACATTTCAGGGTACCCATAATGCAGAGAGTTGTCCCAATGGACGTCAAGGTTCAGAAGGTGGTGACTGGTGCTGCAGCTGCCTCGTCTGACCTTCAGGAGGTGAGCTCAGAGGTTGCGCTTAACTATCATATAATACCTGATAAAGCAAATATTGTTTATCAAACCATTGGGATACACTTTAAAGAGCGTATTATAGACCCCGCGATACAAGAAGTAATGAAGGCTGTGACAGCCAAATACACAGCAGAACAACTTATAACAGAGAGACCAGCAGTAAGCGAGGCAATGAGAGCAACCCTTGCTGAAAGACTCATGGCACACAACATAGGAGTTGATGCATTTTCTATTGTCTCTTTCAGTTTCTCTAAGGCTTTTACAGAGGCTATTGAGGCTAAACAGACAGCAGAACAGCTTGCACTAAAGGCAAAAAGGGACCTGGAGAGGATAAGGATAGAGGCAGAGCAGAAGATTACAGCAGCAAAGGCAGAGGCAGAGGCATTGAGGCTACAGAGGGCAAATATTTCACCAGAGCTTATAGAGCTTAGAAGGGTGGAGGCCAATCTCAAGGCTATAGAGAAATGGAATGGAATTCTCCTTCAGGTTACAGGTGGCGGAGCGGTGCCATTTATAGGCGTAGGTGAAGTGCAGAAAAGTCAATAG
- a CDS encoding sodium:proton antiporter yields the protein MCMILGEVLPLWSIIPFVGMLLSIALFPLIAPKFWHDHFGKISAFWAILIAIPLLIVYKGIALYELLHIIIADYIPFIILLWALYTVSGGILLRGTLRGTPAVNTGILIVGVILASWMGTTGASMLLIRPFLRANSYRKHRSFMVVFFIFLVANIGGSLTPLGDPPLFLGFLHGVPFFWTFKILPHMLLVAGIVLTIYFVLDAYFYKKEGIKPPDEGEVNQPFKLEGLYNLLFLGGIIASILMSGIVRWGEVSILGVHRAVQDLVRDGLLIIMGILSLKFTPLKIREDNEFTWFPIKEVAYLFIGIFVTMAPCLLILKAGAKGQLAFLTEGINEPLHYFWITGTLSSLLDNAPTYLTFFSAAIGRFYPVMPEPQAVSLLISENAIYLKAISAAAVFFGANTYIGNAPNFMVRSIAEESGTPMPSFLGYMIKYSIPMLVPVFILVTYIFFI from the coding sequence ATATGTATGATATTAGGTGAGGTGCTCCCTTTATGGAGTATAATCCCATTTGTCGGGATGTTGCTTTCGATTGCCCTCTTCCCGCTTATTGCACCAAAGTTCTGGCACGATCACTTTGGAAAGATTTCAGCTTTCTGGGCTATACTCATAGCCATACCACTGTTGATTGTTTATAAAGGGATAGCCCTTTATGAACTCCTTCATATTATCATTGCTGATTATATTCCTTTTATCATACTCCTCTGGGCTCTCTATACAGTTTCAGGTGGGATACTTCTCAGGGGAACATTAAGAGGGACACCTGCAGTCAATACAGGTATACTCATTGTAGGAGTCATACTTGCATCATGGATGGGGACTACAGGGGCATCCATGCTATTGATTCGTCCCTTCTTGCGAGCAAATTCATACAGGAAGCACAGGTCATTTATGGTGGTATTTTTCATTTTCCTCGTGGCTAATATTGGAGGTTCCCTTACTCCCTTAGGAGACCCACCGCTTTTTCTTGGATTCCTTCATGGTGTTCCATTTTTCTGGACATTTAAGATATTACCCCATATGTTGTTAGTGGCTGGTATTGTATTGACAATATATTTTGTTTTAGATGCTTATTTCTATAAAAAGGAAGGAATCAAACCTCCAGATGAAGGAGAGGTTAATCAACCGTTCAAACTGGAAGGTCTGTATAACCTTCTTTTTTTAGGTGGAATAATTGCTTCTATATTGATGAGCGGCATTGTCAGATGGGGAGAGGTCTCAATATTAGGTGTGCACCGTGCTGTGCAGGATCTGGTGCGTGATGGACTTTTAATCATCATGGGCATACTTTCGTTGAAATTTACACCTCTGAAAATCAGAGAGGACAATGAATTCACATGGTTTCCAATCAAGGAGGTTGCATATCTCTTTATAGGTATCTTTGTGACAATGGCACCCTGCCTGCTTATCCTTAAAGCAGGAGCAAAAGGACAGCTTGCATTTCTCACAGAGGGAATAAATGAGCCTCTTCATTATTTCTGGATTACCGGCACCCTCTCAAGTCTCCTTGATAATGCACCTACCTATCTGACATTTTTCAGTGCAGCCATTGGTCGATTCTATCCCGTGATGCCAGAACCCCAAGCTGTTTCGCTCTTAATTAGCGAAAATGCCATCTATCTAAAGGCTATTTCAGCCGCTGCAGTCTTCTTCGGAGCAAATACATATATAGGGAATGCACCGAACTTTATGGTCCGCTCAATAGCAGAGGAGT